In the genome of Pieris rapae chromosome 6, ilPieRapa1.1, whole genome shotgun sequence, one region contains:
- the LOC110991375 gene encoding mitochondrial tRNA-specific 2-thiouridylase 1 → MFKKIAVGISGGVDSAVTAFLLKSAGYQVEGVFMRNWDNNYEVGFCSDEKDYEDASFVCRKLDVPLHRVHFIKEYWNDVFTTLLKEYESGLTPNPDILCNRYIKFDRFFEHCRNNLAVDAIATGHYANTTFGPYLENFKEDESVKLLQPLDKHKDQTFFLSQVKQFSLRRCMFPLARYLKSEVREIARKKGLMNIARKRDSTGICFIGKKKFKNFIQEFIPEKNGHFIDIDTGQIVGEHTGIHNWTIGQRCCLQSFKDAYFIFKKDVVSNNIYVVAGTKHPALWNNICYTYHPHWISEEPVDLVKKSVWKAYFRFQHTKPLVPCRVVTNSDGLTIILEQNLRAITEGQYGVLYSSNVCYGSAKIKDIHKNLKLPSIE, encoded by the exons ATGTTCAAAAAAATTGCTGTGGGTATTTCTGGTGGTGTAGATAGTGCTGTAACAGCATTTCTGTTAAAGAGCGCCG gcTATCAGGTGGAAGGAGTTTTCATGAGAAATTGGGACAATAATTACGAAGTCGGTTTTTGTTCAGATGAGAAAGATTATGAGGATGCATCATTTGTTTGTCGTAAGCTTGATGTTCCTCTACACAGAGTGCActttataaaagaatattgGAATGATGTTTTCACCACATTATTAAAGGAATATGAATCAGGATTGACCCCAAATCCGGACATACTTTGCAacagatatattaaatttgatagaTTTTTTGAACATTGCAGGAACAATTTAGCTGTAGATGCCATTGCAACTGGCCACTATGCTAATACAACTTTTGGACCATATTTAGAGAATTTTAAAGAAGATGAAA GTGTAAAGCTTCTACAGCCACTTGACAAACATAAAgatcaaacattttttctgTCCCAAGTAAAACAATTCTCATTAAGAAGATGTATGTTTCCATTAgcaagatatttaaaaagtgaAGTAAGAGAAATAGCAAGAAAGAAAGGTCTTATGAATATTGCTAGAAAAAGGGATAGTACAGGAATATGTTTTATTGGcaaaaagaaattcaaaaatttcatTCAAGAG tttattcCTGAGAAGAATGGACACTTTATTGATATTGATACAGGACAAATTGTGGGAGAGCATACTGGTATCCATAATTGGACAATAGGACAACGATGTTGTTTGCAAAGCTTTAAAGATgcatactttatttttaaaaaagatgttgtttctaataatatttatgtt GTTGCGGGTACTAAACATCCTGCTCTCTGGAATAATATTTGCTACACCTACCACCCTCACTGGATTTCTGAAGAACCGGTAGATTTAGTTAAGAAAAGTGTATGGAAAGCCTATTTCAGGTTCCAACATACTAAGCCTTTAGTACCTTGCCGGGTAGTTACAAACTCTGATggtttaacaataatattagagCAAAATTTAAGAGCAATAACAGAAGGGCAATATGGGGTTCTGTATAGTAGTAATGTATGTTATGGTAGTGCAAAGATAAaagatattcataaaaaccttAAACTGCCTTCAATTGAATaa
- the LOC110991360 gene encoding synaptobrevin homolog YKT6, producing MVKVYGLVVLYKGVTSATILKAAYDLQSFSFFQRSSVQEFMTFVSKTIVERTHQASRQSVKEGEYMVQVYVRGDNLAGVLISDHEYPNRVAHTLITKLLDDFSAKVPVAIWQTGDETTIDFPVLPEYLAKYQNPKEADALTKIQNDLDETKIILHDTIKAVLERGEKLDDLVEKSNSLSMHSKAFYKTARKTNSCCNF from the coding sequence ATGGTGAAGGTATATGGACttgttgttttgtataaagGAGTAACCAGTGCCACTATTTTAAAAGCAGCATATGATTTACAAAGCTTTAGTTTTTTCCAAAGATCTTCTGTTCAAGAGTTTATGACTTTTGTGAGTAAAACAATTGTTGAGAGAACACATCAAGCTTCTAGGCAATCAGTAAAAGAAGGTGAATATATGGTTCAAGTATATGTAAGAGGAGATAACCTTGCGGGGGTTCTTATATCAGATCATGAGTATCCAAATAGAGTTGCACATACTCTTATAACAAAACTGCTTGATGATTTTTCTGCTAAAGTGCCAGTGGCAATTTGGCAGACTGGAGATGAAACAACTATTGACTTTCCTGTCCTCCCAGAATATTTAGCTAAATATCAGAATCCTAAGGAAGCAGATGCTTTGactaaaatacagaatgaCTTAgatgaaactaaaattattcttcATGACACAATTAAAGCTGTGTTAGAGAGAGGAGAAAAATTGGATGACTTAGTTGAAAAATCAAATAGTCTTTCTATGCATAGTAAGGCATTCTACAAGACTGCTCGTAAGACAAATAGTTGTTGTAATTTTTGA